DNA sequence from the Deinococcus aerolatus genome:
CAAGGAGATGCACGAGCAACTGGAAGGCCCAGGAAGTCATGGGCCGCACACCACCGGGCAGGTGGTCGGCGCCAACTTCGCGGGGATCATCGGCCAGATCATGGTCCTGGACATTGTTTTCAGTCTGGACAGCGTGATCACCGCAGTGGGCATGGCTGATGACATCGGCGTGATGGTCTCGGCCGTGGTGGTGACCGTGCTGATCATGCTGGTGGCGGCGCGGCCAATCGGAGAATTTGTCCAGGCCCATCCCACCGTCAAGATGCTGGCGCTGGCCTTTTTGCTGCTGATCGGGGTCAACCTGATCGCAGACGGCTTCGGGTTCAAAATTCCCAAGGGCTACACCTACTTCGCCATGGGCTTTGCGATCGCCGTGGAGTTGCTGAACCTGCGGACGCGACGTGGCGCGCCGGTGGCTCTGCACGAAACCGATCGGCATCCCGACGTCCGCTGACCTCTGTTTTGCGTTCGTTCTCGCGTCCCCGGTAACATCGCCGGGGACGCTGTTCTATCCCCCAAAGCCGCCCGGTTGCTGTGGCCAAGCATGGAATCGGCGAACCGCAAACGCGACGTCATTTCGGCATAAGAGTGACTCGTAATAGCGGGGCAGCCCAGACGCAGGAAGTCGGGCTGAACGTGGTTGAGGGACGGAACTGGCAGGGCGGCACCATCATGCCGTGCGCTGTCTGACTGACCTACTTTTAATGCAGTGGCTGCCCGTCGTCCAACCTGACGGCCTGTTCGGTGAGACCGTATCCGCGATTCAACAAGACACCGCCGGGGATATTCCCCGGCGGCTTGGAATACAGCTGCGATCTTGTTCGTGCTGCACAGCCTTATTCAGTGGTTCCCGGTTCCCGCTAAAGGGCGTCGGCCTGCGCCTGTGAAGTGATCCGCGCGCCGTCCGGTACGGTGACGCCGCTGCGAAGCGTCACGTCAATGACCAGCGCGCCGCTGCCGATCGTCACGTTATCGCCCACCTTGCTGCGGAACAGCACTGAGTCGTCGCCGATGGTCAGATCGTTCCCCACGGTCAACGGACCGTGGAACACGATGTTGTCGTCGGTAGCCAGACGGGCGCCAATCTGGATACTGGTGCCCTTCAGGGCGTGGAAGGTCACGCGGTCTTCGATCTCGGCATTCTCACCGATGATGATGGGCGCCCCCTCGTCGGCCCGGATGCTGGTGCGGCGTCCCACCACGCTGTTCGCGCCCAGCCGGACATCCCCCACGATGCGGGCAAACTCAGCCAGCTGGACGTTGCGGCCCAGGGTAGGGGGCACGGGCTGGGGATTCCAGGAGGTGCGCGGCGCGGCACTGGGACGGTTCACAGCGTCGAAGCCCTTGGTCCGGTACAGCTCGGCATAACTCTCGGCGAATTCCGCATTGACCTCCAGGACCTCTTCCTGGAATTCCGCGCTGGCCTCGGTTTTGAGGGGCAGCGCGTTGGCCTGGGCCTGCGTGGTAATCCGCGCTCCATTCGGGACCAGACGGTCACGTG
Encoded proteins:
- a CDS encoding TerC family protein gives rise to the protein MMESLFGWITQPEAWLAFGTLLLLEIVLGIDNVIFISILAGKLPPEQQHRARTIGLIGAMLMRLALLFSISWIYRLQNDLFSLFGLGFSGRDLILIFGGLFLLYKAVKEMHEQLEGPGSHGPHTTGQVVGANFAGIIGQIMVLDIVFSLDSVITAVGMADDIGVMVSAVVVTVLIMLVAARPIGEFVQAHPTVKMLALAFLLLIGVNLIADGFGFKIPKGYTYFAMGFAIAVELLNLRTRRGAPVALHETDRHPDVR
- a CDS encoding LbetaH domain-containing protein, with the protein product MTKRTVWMIGGCLGLTLAGAAVAGGSEGLQGALARFLVGPKVVVNNSFISPLTEVFGDIAIGHGSFVAGNTVLNAQPGERICIGSETNLQDNITLVAIRGASTPAGGCAPRSTTIKDRVSIAHQATIRNSVVGNFTFVGFLSVVENSVLEDGAFVLHGAQVSNVRIPRDRLVPNGARITTQAQANALPLKTEASAEFQEEVLEVNAEFAESYAELYRTKGFDAVNRPSAAPRTSWNPQPVPPTLGRNVQLAEFARIVGDVRLGANSVVGRRTSIRADEGAPIIIGENAEIEDRVTFHALKGTSIQIGARLATDDNIVFHGPLTVGNDLTIGDDSVLFRSKVGDNVTIGSGALVIDVTLRSGVTVPDGARITSQAQADAL